One stretch of Vitis riparia cultivar Riparia Gloire de Montpellier isolate 1030 unplaced genomic scaffold, EGFV_Vit.rip_1.0 scaffold770_pilon_pilon, whole genome shotgun sequence DNA includes these proteins:
- the LOC117910516 gene encoding uncharacterized protein LOC117910516 isoform X1 — protein MFIYGILGCMGTQVNTLMISEYDEALSLQNEMQENSKALAWSNVSKTHASITQPPSTSTPKPPSKGIPAHEAPTIHKSDTLDDGSGDTSCNIPMIKLSSTEKENLSAPWKYSLIAKVLGRKVGLQYCQAHLHCLWSLEGTVDIIDLGYGFFLLKFSLPTDYIKVFKGVPWLIHGYYISLRPWVPNFKPSEATITHAKVWVRLPELPIEYYDKEVLLQIGAAIGRTIKIDPITEKQARGRFARMCVEVDLKHSLLPQIKLGELQQKIEYEGYVDQLQQDYSPCPPLIANPTHSYSSSHTKFVHPNPLGAPNASQNVASNNRNTSIDATWLRVPCWQRKCPQKTERDSGSQGPKVPKEKAMTGTGLSSSGSRFSVLELENHLDPAVEPKPSKGKSEHASVSTSSPHNGKNIGSKLGQKQCPKAGEGKSLSAALPIAATKLSMPEETLSNHVEASVEPKVLSRLCNPMSVKQPQDSLKQVQKPHTSSPLLSSTLSSSKVVASSFSKGQQPTQDDEVYLPLPASFRTTSTPTEIWSPWCSNLVMKNASCTAPTSLSLNQPQPSKQSAIPQLSPMPDATIQFHSEVMQRSTKQRKIKSIPGLVQLFQELSTESSPTVFSIDSAISDIEISVSISPLPTGKANHHSISFSPSKTNHNMHPLPKGQAGTYQNVSKAIPEPHPKKLLCWNCRGAGELKFMRAIKDLIKLHKPSIVVLLEPKIFGGDADQVIKEIGFSCQHRIDPEGFAHGIWILWQTEDVHAEVTSSTPHQIHLSVQVLSEAFDGMLCGVGADTDALNGMPYGVDDNLEPFTQHWDSSFFYTSESLMYPPTSEWVPFSKKVEVGQISSWA, from the exons ATGTTCATTTATGGTATCCTAGGTTG CATGGGAACGCAGGTCAACACCCTCATGATCAGTGAATACGATGAAGCTCTTAGCTTACAGAATGAAATGCAGGAGAACAGTAAGGCTCTGGCTTGGTCTAATGTTTCAAAAACACATGCCAGCATCACCCAACCTCCATCAACCTCTACCCCCAAGCCACCTAGCAAAGGGATTCCTGCTCATGAGGCCCCTACGATCCATAAATCAGATACCTTGGATGATGGCAGTGGTGATACCAGTTGCAATATCCCAATGATCAAGCTTTCCTCAACCGAAAAggaaaacctaagtgcaccatGGAAATACTCCCTTATTGCCAAAGTCCTTGGCAGAAAGGTCGGGTTGCAATACTGCCAAGCTCATCTTCATTGCCTTTGGTCTCTTGAGGGAACAGTGGACATCATTGACCTTGGCTATGGATTTTTCTTGCTAAAATTTTCGCTCCCTACAGATTATATCAAGGTGTTTAAAGGGGTTCCATGGCTGATCCACGGCTACTATATCTCTCTTCGTCCATGGGTTCCTAACTTCAAGCCTTCAGAGGCCACCATCACTCATGCTAAGGTTTGGGTTCGCCTTCCTGAACTCCCCATAGAATATTATGACAAGGAGGTGCTGTTACAGATTGGAGCAGCTATTGGCAGAACTATCAAGATTGACCCCATTACTGAAAAACAAGCAAGAGGCAGATTTGCGCGAATGTGCGTTGAAGTAGATTTAAAGCACTCACTTCTTCCCCAAATTAAGCTTGGTGAACTCCAGCAGAAGATTGAATATGAGGGTTATGTTGATCAACTGCAGCAGGATTATTCTCCATGCCCGCCTCTGATTGCCAATCCAACCCATTCTTATTCCTCTTCACATACAAAGTTTGTACACCCGAATCCCCTTGGAGCCCCTAATGCTTCACAAAATGTGGCCTCCAACAACAGAAATACCTCCATTGATGCCACTTGGCTTCGAGTTCCCTGTTGGCAGCGCAAATGCCCGCAAAAAACAGAAAGAGATTCAGGATCACAGGGTCCTAAGGTCCCAAAAGAGAAAGCTATGACTGGAACCGGATTGTCATCATCAGGTTCAAGGTTCAGTGTTCTTGAACTAGAAAATCATCTTGATCCAGCTGTTGAACCCAAGCCTTCAAAAGGGAAATCTGAGCACGCTTCTGTGAGTACAAGCTCTCCTCACAATGGGAAGAACATTGGATCTAAATTGGGGCAAAAGCAATGTCCCAAAGCTGGAGAGGGTAAATCCTTGTCTGCAGCTTTGCCAATTGCGGCAACAAAGCTGTCAATGCCGGAGGAAACCCTTTCCAACCATGTGGAGGCATCTGTAGAACCTAAAGTGTTGTCTAGATTGTGTAATCCTATGTCAGTCAAGCAGCCACAAGACTCGTTGAAGCAAGTGCAGAAACCCCACACCTCTTCCCCACTTCTTTCCTCAACATTATCTTCATCCAAAGTTGTAGCTTCCTCTTTCAGCAAGGGCCAGCAACCAACACAAGATGATGAGGTTTATCTGCCACTACCAGCTTCTTTCCGCACCACTTCTACACCCACTGAAATCTGGTCCCCCTGGTGCAGTAATTTAGTTATGAAGAATGCATCCTGCACAGCCCCTACATCACTCAGTTTGAACCAGCCACAACCCTCAAAACAGAGTGCCATTCCTCAGCTTTCTCCTATGCCAGATGCCACCATCCAGTTCCATTCTGAAGTGATGCAGCGCTCAACAAAACAGCGAAAAATAAAGAGCATACCAGGATTGGTTCAACTATTTCAGGAGCTGAGCACTGAAAGCAGTCCAACAGTCTTCAGCATTGATTCAGCTATTTCAGACATTGAAATTAGCGTGAGCATCTCACCCTTGCCTACTGGAAAGGCAAATCATCACAGCATAAGCTTCAGTCCCTCCAAAACCAATCACAATATGCATCCTTTGCCAAAAGGACAGGCAGGAACATACCAGAACGTCTCAAAGGCCATCCCTGAACCTCATCCAAAGAAACTTCTATGTTGGAATTGTCGTGGAGCTGGTGAGCTCAAGTTCATGCGAGCTATAAAGGATCTAATCAAACTACACAAGCCATCCATAGTAGTTCTTCTTGAACCAAAGATTTTTGGTGGTGATGCAGACCAGGTCATCAAGGAAATTGGCTTCTCTTGCCAACACCGTATTGACCCTGAGGGCTTTGCTCATGGAATTTGGATTTTGTGGCAGACAGAGGATGTCCATGCTGAAGTTACTTCATCTACCCCACATCAGATTCACTTGTCAGTTCAAGTCCTCTCTGAAGCCTTCGATGGTATGCTTTGTGGAGTTGGTGCTGATACTGATGCCCTCAATGGGATGCCATATGGAGTAGATGACAATCTTGAGCCATTTACTCAACATTGGGACTCAAGTTTCTTTTATACTTCAGAGAGCCTGATGTACCCACCAACCTCAGAATGGGTTCCTTTCTCAAAGAAAGTTGAGGTAGGACAGATTTCATCTTGGGCTTAA
- the LOC117910516 gene encoding uncharacterized protein LOC117910516 isoform X2: MGTQVNTLMISEYDEALSLQNEMQENSKALAWSNVSKTHASITQPPSTSTPKPPSKGIPAHEAPTIHKSDTLDDGSGDTSCNIPMIKLSSTEKENLSAPWKYSLIAKVLGRKVGLQYCQAHLHCLWSLEGTVDIIDLGYGFFLLKFSLPTDYIKVFKGVPWLIHGYYISLRPWVPNFKPSEATITHAKVWVRLPELPIEYYDKEVLLQIGAAIGRTIKIDPITEKQARGRFARMCVEVDLKHSLLPQIKLGELQQKIEYEGYVDQLQQDYSPCPPLIANPTHSYSSSHTKFVHPNPLGAPNASQNVASNNRNTSIDATWLRVPCWQRKCPQKTERDSGSQGPKVPKEKAMTGTGLSSSGSRFSVLELENHLDPAVEPKPSKGKSEHASVSTSSPHNGKNIGSKLGQKQCPKAGEGKSLSAALPIAATKLSMPEETLSNHVEASVEPKVLSRLCNPMSVKQPQDSLKQVQKPHTSSPLLSSTLSSSKVVASSFSKGQQPTQDDEVYLPLPASFRTTSTPTEIWSPWCSNLVMKNASCTAPTSLSLNQPQPSKQSAIPQLSPMPDATIQFHSEVMQRSTKQRKIKSIPGLVQLFQELSTESSPTVFSIDSAISDIEISVSISPLPTGKANHHSISFSPSKTNHNMHPLPKGQAGTYQNVSKAIPEPHPKKLLCWNCRGAGELKFMRAIKDLIKLHKPSIVVLLEPKIFGGDADQVIKEIGFSCQHRIDPEGFAHGIWILWQTEDVHAEVTSSTPHQIHLSVQVLSEAFDGMLCGVGADTDALNGMPYGVDDNLEPFTQHWDSSFFYTSESLMYPPTSEWVPFSKKVEVGQISSWA; the protein is encoded by the coding sequence ATGGGAACGCAGGTCAACACCCTCATGATCAGTGAATACGATGAAGCTCTTAGCTTACAGAATGAAATGCAGGAGAACAGTAAGGCTCTGGCTTGGTCTAATGTTTCAAAAACACATGCCAGCATCACCCAACCTCCATCAACCTCTACCCCCAAGCCACCTAGCAAAGGGATTCCTGCTCATGAGGCCCCTACGATCCATAAATCAGATACCTTGGATGATGGCAGTGGTGATACCAGTTGCAATATCCCAATGATCAAGCTTTCCTCAACCGAAAAggaaaacctaagtgcaccatGGAAATACTCCCTTATTGCCAAAGTCCTTGGCAGAAAGGTCGGGTTGCAATACTGCCAAGCTCATCTTCATTGCCTTTGGTCTCTTGAGGGAACAGTGGACATCATTGACCTTGGCTATGGATTTTTCTTGCTAAAATTTTCGCTCCCTACAGATTATATCAAGGTGTTTAAAGGGGTTCCATGGCTGATCCACGGCTACTATATCTCTCTTCGTCCATGGGTTCCTAACTTCAAGCCTTCAGAGGCCACCATCACTCATGCTAAGGTTTGGGTTCGCCTTCCTGAACTCCCCATAGAATATTATGACAAGGAGGTGCTGTTACAGATTGGAGCAGCTATTGGCAGAACTATCAAGATTGACCCCATTACTGAAAAACAAGCAAGAGGCAGATTTGCGCGAATGTGCGTTGAAGTAGATTTAAAGCACTCACTTCTTCCCCAAATTAAGCTTGGTGAACTCCAGCAGAAGATTGAATATGAGGGTTATGTTGATCAACTGCAGCAGGATTATTCTCCATGCCCGCCTCTGATTGCCAATCCAACCCATTCTTATTCCTCTTCACATACAAAGTTTGTACACCCGAATCCCCTTGGAGCCCCTAATGCTTCACAAAATGTGGCCTCCAACAACAGAAATACCTCCATTGATGCCACTTGGCTTCGAGTTCCCTGTTGGCAGCGCAAATGCCCGCAAAAAACAGAAAGAGATTCAGGATCACAGGGTCCTAAGGTCCCAAAAGAGAAAGCTATGACTGGAACCGGATTGTCATCATCAGGTTCAAGGTTCAGTGTTCTTGAACTAGAAAATCATCTTGATCCAGCTGTTGAACCCAAGCCTTCAAAAGGGAAATCTGAGCACGCTTCTGTGAGTACAAGCTCTCCTCACAATGGGAAGAACATTGGATCTAAATTGGGGCAAAAGCAATGTCCCAAAGCTGGAGAGGGTAAATCCTTGTCTGCAGCTTTGCCAATTGCGGCAACAAAGCTGTCAATGCCGGAGGAAACCCTTTCCAACCATGTGGAGGCATCTGTAGAACCTAAAGTGTTGTCTAGATTGTGTAATCCTATGTCAGTCAAGCAGCCACAAGACTCGTTGAAGCAAGTGCAGAAACCCCACACCTCTTCCCCACTTCTTTCCTCAACATTATCTTCATCCAAAGTTGTAGCTTCCTCTTTCAGCAAGGGCCAGCAACCAACACAAGATGATGAGGTTTATCTGCCACTACCAGCTTCTTTCCGCACCACTTCTACACCCACTGAAATCTGGTCCCCCTGGTGCAGTAATTTAGTTATGAAGAATGCATCCTGCACAGCCCCTACATCACTCAGTTTGAACCAGCCACAACCCTCAAAACAGAGTGCCATTCCTCAGCTTTCTCCTATGCCAGATGCCACCATCCAGTTCCATTCTGAAGTGATGCAGCGCTCAACAAAACAGCGAAAAATAAAGAGCATACCAGGATTGGTTCAACTATTTCAGGAGCTGAGCACTGAAAGCAGTCCAACAGTCTTCAGCATTGATTCAGCTATTTCAGACATTGAAATTAGCGTGAGCATCTCACCCTTGCCTACTGGAAAGGCAAATCATCACAGCATAAGCTTCAGTCCCTCCAAAACCAATCACAATATGCATCCTTTGCCAAAAGGACAGGCAGGAACATACCAGAACGTCTCAAAGGCCATCCCTGAACCTCATCCAAAGAAACTTCTATGTTGGAATTGTCGTGGAGCTGGTGAGCTCAAGTTCATGCGAGCTATAAAGGATCTAATCAAACTACACAAGCCATCCATAGTAGTTCTTCTTGAACCAAAGATTTTTGGTGGTGATGCAGACCAGGTCATCAAGGAAATTGGCTTCTCTTGCCAACACCGTATTGACCCTGAGGGCTTTGCTCATGGAATTTGGATTTTGTGGCAGACAGAGGATGTCCATGCTGAAGTTACTTCATCTACCCCACATCAGATTCACTTGTCAGTTCAAGTCCTCTCTGAAGCCTTCGATGGTATGCTTTGTGGAGTTGGTGCTGATACTGATGCCCTCAATGGGATGCCATATGGAGTAGATGACAATCTTGAGCCATTTACTCAACATTGGGACTCAAGTTTCTTTTATACTTCAGAGAGCCTGATGTACCCACCAACCTCAGAATGGGTTCCTTTCTCAAAGAAAGTTGAGGTAGGACAGATTTCATCTTGGGCTTAA